One genomic window of Saprospiraceae bacterium includes the following:
- the hflX gene encoding GTPase HflX gives MPRTSFDVQEYKNANGEAEKAILVGIILPDQSDKLVQEHLDELEFLAQTAGAQVIKRFTQRLPAINSYSFIGPGKIKEIADYMEHFPANMVIFDDDLSGKQQNILKKGLMVKIIDRSFLILDIFASRAQTAQAKTQVELAQLQYIYPKLRGMWSHLERQRGGIGMRGPGEQEIETDRRIVKEKISLLKKRLEKIDQQNITQRKNRDEMIRVALVGYTNVGKSTLMNLLSKSSVFAENKLFATLDTTVRKVVWDAMPFLLSDTVGFIRKLPHHLIESFKSTLDEVRESDILIHVVDISHPQYKDHIQTVTETLKELGAGEKPVLLVCNKMDAYREQYFDKLLEAEVKKDLEQELHRQMEANYPYPVLFISAKSMENIELLRNFLKDAIIKQYLIRYPYKAKTW, from the coding sequence ATGCCGAGAACGTCATTTGATGTACAGGAATATAAAAATGCAAATGGCGAAGCTGAAAAAGCAATCCTCGTTGGCATCATCCTTCCGGACCAATCTGATAAATTGGTTCAGGAGCACTTGGATGAACTGGAATTTCTGGCACAAACTGCCGGTGCTCAAGTCATCAAAAGATTTACGCAAAGATTACCAGCGATCAATAGCTACTCTTTTATCGGTCCCGGAAAAATAAAAGAGATCGCTGATTATATGGAACACTTTCCGGCCAACATGGTCATCTTCGACGATGATCTCAGCGGTAAACAACAAAATATTCTCAAAAAAGGACTCATGGTTAAAATCATAGACCGTAGTTTTTTGATTCTCGACATTTTTGCAAGTCGCGCACAAACCGCACAAGCAAAAACACAGGTCGAGTTGGCACAGTTGCAATACATCTATCCGAAACTTCGCGGGATGTGGTCGCACCTGGAAAGACAGCGCGGAGGTATTGGTATGCGCGGACCCGGCGAACAGGAAATTGAAACGGACCGACGGATTGTAAAAGAAAAAATATCCCTACTCAAAAAGCGTTTGGAAAAAATCGATCAGCAAAATATTACGCAAAGAAAAAACAGGGACGAAATGATTCGCGTGGCGCTGGTAGGTTATACCAACGTCGGCAAATCAACGCTGATGAACTTACTGAGTAAGTCTTCTGTATTTGCAGAAAACAAATTATTTGCAACTTTAGACACTACGGTTCGCAAAGTCGTTTGGGATGCCATGCCTTTTTTACTTTCAGATACCGTAGGATTCATCCGCAAACTTCCGCATCATCTTATCGAGAGTTTTAAATCGACGCTGGATGAAGTGCGCGAATCCGATATTCTCATTCATGTTGTGGATATCTCACATCCGCAATACAAAGATCACATACAAACGGTAACGGAAACTTTGAAGGAATTAGGTGCCGGTGAAAAACCGGTCCTACTGGTTTGTAATAAAATGGATGCTTACCGCGAACAATATTTTGATAAATTGCTGGAAGCAGAAGTCAAAAAAGATCTCGAACAGGAATTGCATCGGCAAATGGAGGCCAATTATCCATATCCGGTCTTATTCATTTCCGCAAAATCGATGGAGAATATCGAATTGCTTCGCAATTTTCTTAAAGATGCGATCATCAAACAATACCTGATTCGCTATCCTTACAAAGCAAAAACCTGGTAA
- a CDS encoding rhodanese-like domain-containing protein, translating into MKIFNPTVISFLLLSFFACNQASNAQEFVKDVATQLKKEPGTIVDVRTSEEWNSGHHTKAIHADWLSDDFRKKAATWDKNKTYYLHCAAGGRSSDAVEYMKKNGFKKVYNLGGYDGIKNLK; encoded by the coding sequence ATGAAAATTTTCAATCCGACAGTAATATCCTTTTTATTATTAAGCTTTTTCGCTTGCAATCAAGCCTCTAATGCCCAGGAATTTGTAAAAGATGTAGCTACTCAACTCAAAAAAGAACCAGGAACTATTGTTGATGTTCGTACTTCTGAAGAATGGAATAGCGGTCATCACACCAAAGCTATACATGCAGATTGGTTAAGCGACGATTTCAGAAAAAAAGCGGCCACTTGGGATAAAAATAAAACCTACTACCTGCATTGTGCCGCTGGGGGCAGAAGTAGTGATGCTGTAGAGTACATGAAGAAAAATGGCTTTAAAAAAGTCTACAACCTTGGAGGATACGATGGCATTAAAAATTTAAAGTAA